ACATGAGAGCACTCTACGAAGCAACCGCAAGGTCCATGAGGACCAACAAGGGTTTCACCCTAATTGAGCTCCTTGTAGTGGTCGCCATCATAGCCATACTTGCAGCCATAGCCATACC
The Aquificaceae bacterium DNA segment above includes these coding regions:
- a CDS encoding prepilin-type N-terminal cleavage/methylation domain-containing protein, with translation MRTNKGFTLIELLVVVAIIAILAAIAIP